Part of the Bacillus sp. THAF10 genome is shown below.
GTTGTCACAATTATCGTTGGAATCTTCGCGCCATTATTTGCCCCATCTGATCCTAATGAAGTCAAGATGAGTCTTCGATATGCTTCTCCTTCGTGGGAATACTTATTAGGTAATGATCATCTTGGTAGATGTATTTTATCCAGAATCATCTATGGAATTCGACCAAGTGTATTATGGGTATTAGTTGTTCTTTTAATCTCTGTTCTCATAGGAGCTATCTTAGGGTTTTTTGCTGGCTATTTTCGAGGGAAAGTAGATGCGGTCATCATGAGAATGTGTGATACGATGCTATCTTTTCCAGGATACGTTATGGCGCTAGCGATTATTGGGGTTTTAGGTGTTGGTCTTGAAAACATTCTCCTTGCATTTGCCTTGATAAAATGGGCATGGTTTGCTCGAGTAATCAGGACTTCTGTCATGCAGTATGCTGAATTAGATTATGTGAAGTTCTCAAAAGCATCAGGTATTAGTGATATGAAAATAATTTATAATCACATTGTTCCCGTCACCTTTTCTGATATTGCAGTCATTTCTAGCGGCTCTATTGGATCGATGATATTGCAAATTTCAGGGTTTTCATTTTTAGGCTTAGGAATTCAAGCCCCAAATGCTGAATGGGGGATGATGTTAAATGAAGCAAGGGAAGTAATGTTTACAAGACCAGAGTTAATGTTAGCTCCCGGCTTAGCCATTATTATCGTGGTATCAGCATTCAACTTTTTATCGGATTCGCTTCAAGTTGCTCTAGATCCTAAACTTGCAAGCTCTAAAAACAAGCATAAGGATAATTTCCCACTTTCGAAAACAAGGGTGCAAGAAAAAGAGGTGGCCAATTAGATGATGAATATATTAGAAGTCAAAAATTTAAAGGTGTGGGATAGCCATTCTGGAAAAGAAATTATTCATGATAATTCATTTCATTTAAAGGCAGGGAGCTGTCTTGCGATTGTAGGAGAAAGTGGAAGTGGAAAGTCTGTCACATGTAGAGCGCTCATGAGGTTAAACAGGCCCACTCTTCACCAATCAGGAGATATATTTTTTAAAGGGGAAAACATTAGCAAACTTTCTAGAAAAGAGATGAGAAAGAAGAGGGGGAAAAACCTCTGCATGATTCTTCAAAATGGGATGAGTGCCTTCGATCCCTCCTGTGTGGTTGGTGTTCATTTAAGAGAAACACTTGCTGAGCACTTCGATTGGAGTAGAAACGAAATCTCATTAAGAATGACAAGTGCGATGGAGAGTGTCATGTTGAAAAATCCCACAGATATTATGAACAAATATCCTCATCAGTTATCAGGTGGAATGTTGCAACGAGTAATGATAGCATTGGCCA
Proteins encoded:
- the opp1C gene encoding nickel/cobalt ABC transporter permease; the protein is MRIWKNLSKDKIGTISLLIIVVTIIVGIFAPLFAPSDPNEVKMSLRYASPSWEYLLGNDHLGRCILSRIIYGIRPSVLWVLVVLLISVLIGAILGFFAGYFRGKVDAVIMRMCDTMLSFPGYVMALAIIGVLGVGLENILLAFALIKWAWFARVIRTSVMQYAELDYVKFSKASGISDMKIIYNHIVPVTFSDIAVISSGSIGSMILQISGFSFLGLGIQAPNAEWGMMLNEAREVMFTRPELMLAPGLAIIIVVSAFNFLSDSLQVALDPKLASSKNKHKDNFPLSKTRVQEKEVAN
- a CDS encoding ABC transporter ATP-binding protein is translated as MNILEVKNLKVWDSHSGKEIIHDNSFHLKAGSCLAIVGESGSGKSVTCRALMRLNRPTLHQSGDIFFKGENISKLSRKEMRKKRGKNLCMILQNGMSAFDPSCVVGVHLRETLAEHFDWSRNEISLRMTSAMESVMLKNPTDIMNKYPHQLSGGMLQRVMIALAIVLEPDIIIADEPTTALDTISQYEVVEQFIKLRERMGCSMIFISHDLGVVRKIAEEVLVMKDGKIIEQGKTEAIFSEAQHEYTKYLVSTRLALSDHFKKVMGEGLLVAKG